CGAGTTCGAGGGCGAGATCGGGATCGTCATCGGGAAGACGCTCCGCCGCGCCGGCGAGGACGAGGCCCGCGCCGCGATCCGCGGCATCGTGGCGCTGAACGACGTCACCGCGCGCGACCTGCAGAAGACCGACGGCCAGTGGACCCGCGCGAAGGGCTTCGACACGTTCCTCCCGATCGGCCCCGAGGCGCCCGCGCCGGGTGACCTGGACGCGCTGACGGTGGTCACCCGTGTGAACGGCGTCGAGCGGCAGCGCGGGTCGGCGCGCGAGATGGCGTTCAGGATCCCGACGATCCTGTCGTACGTCTCGCACGTCATGACGCTGGAGCCGGGGGACCTGATCGCCACCGGCACGCCCGCGGGCGTCGGGCCG
This region of Roseisolibacter agri genomic DNA includes:
- a CDS encoding fumarylacetoacetate hydrolase family protein; amino-acid sequence: MTASNSARPGKIVCVGRNYVEHAKELGNDMPERPLLFLKPPSAVIAPGAPIELPGASQQVEFEGEIGIVIGKTLRRAGEDEARAAIRGIVALNDVTARDLQKTDGQWTRAKGFDTFLPIGPEAPAPGDLDALTVVTRVNGVERQRGSAREMAFRIPTILSYVSHVMTLEPGDLIATGTPAGVGPLAPGDDVEIEVVGLSSVRNPVVAGPPA